The genome window TCCCCTTAAGAGTAAATACAGctctaattagtggctaactGTGCACTTCCCCCTTCGTTCGAGGCTCGCCCTCGGGCGAGGCACTATTAAAATGCTCTGAGACTGACACATGGGCTTAGTTTTGTAAGAAACATCTGATTGTACGCTAAACACATAACGCCCAATTCTCGGGGCTCGCCCAACAATTCTTACTCAAATCATGTGTCAATTTTCCTAATTAGCAGCAttgaccttcaaaattctttaacaaataaAGGATTAAAGGTTTATTCATCTATAGGAATATGAAGATTGAGAGTAACTTAAATAACGAGTCATAATATTGCATATGTACGAATTCAGAACACCATGAGGGTGAATATAATTTGAACATTCTTCTAAATAGATACCCAAAATTTATGTTTCCACTTGCTATTGGCCTTAATGTCTTAGTTCTATGTCTCTCAAAATTATTAAACTTTTATTATTTTGCTATTTGAAAGCAATTTTGTATTTActcatgaaggagtaatattttaatttataGTACTGGTGAAGTTTTTAAGAAGGTAAAATTTtagtttaataatatttattaagaaaatatgattttcttATTATTTGGAAGTTAATACGTTATAGTTGTGTATTTCGTAGTAACATTAACATTATTGATAGTTTATGCTATTAAAAATTCTATGagtaattatttataattttcttaaatttttaatgtgtttttatatttttatattattatgttattttattaatttataaattaaaatttttaaagatttATGGTGCTTACGCCCCTCCTCGCTTCATAATTGGTAAAGTGCCCACCTCACGCCCCTGCCTTTTAAAATATTGTTCATTACAGTACCAACTAGCGTGAATGAGCCACGAAATGAAATTTTGTAGTCTAACAATTTCGAAAAAATTACAACAATTTTGCACATTTTTTTTCAATGAATAACCAGCACCTTCCCACTTTTCCACAAAATTAATTTTATCACATTTTAGTGTTGAACTATGTGCGAATTGCTTGGAAATACAGATGACAGGAAGGTGAAATTATTGGCATTGAGTTTTTTTGGTAACAAGGGAACCTCAACCACTATCCTTTGAGAGCGCACAAGGTAAACCCAGCTCTTATGTAATAACCCGCAAACCACACAGGAGGATAGATAGGCAAGTTTCGTGCGACGGGCTCGATAGAGAAGGTATGCAAGTGGTTTCGAACTTTAGATCTCCCATTTGAAAAGTCCATTGTTCAACCAACTCGGTCACCCCAAAGGGTTTATTGGCATTGAGTTATGACAGATCACTTGTCATGTTAGGATTTTGCCACTCTGTCAATTTCATGtcaaaataagaaaattaatttacCGTGTAAGAAGCATAGCATTCAAGTCCTCAAACCATATCTTCCTTTGCATAACATGTACCAAAGCACTACATAACCTAAAGTTTGAAAATGTTACCTTGTACACTTATTTCAATATGGGAATTGGCATCCAATTACTCACAATTATTCACTGTTCCAGTAAATGTGAACCAAATACTACCAGTACGTGAATCCCAACTCCTAATATTCCTAGCAAATTTTCCGACTATGAACGAAAAAAGGAATTGGTGCTTTCAGTTTCGCCACTTTAAACTTAAAAAGGGGTTATGTGGTAGCGACAAATGTGGAATTACGTTATAGTTGATGGTAGAAGAAAATGACAGAACCAAACTCAAGACTGAAAAAACGGACATTACAACATATGCACCAGCTTCAACTACTATTCATCTTCTCAATCATATCTTATCATGTTCGTTGGCTCGCTCAAAACGTACTTCGGTAGTTCATATTTGGTACCTGCAACAAAGTTTCCTGTTAGCACTTTTGATGAAACTCCTTTGCGTGATCAAATAACcaggaaaataacaaaaatatttcgTTATGTTTGCGATTAGTCTAAAAATAGTCCTTATAAGCCGGGGCCTACGCCTAACACCATCACTCCGCCATCTCCATGCTCGTACAACCAAACtgttggctctgataccaattattgggctaaaatggcccaaagatactcttaacaaggtgtgatattgtccgctttggtCCAAAGCTCCACGGTTTTTCCCAAAAGACCTCACACCATTAAGAGCATCCTAACTCCTTATAAAtagtttccttttcttttctactTTATACGTGGAACTTTGTTCATACACACTAACATATTTGCTGCTAGTATGGTTTTTCTTAAGAGGCAAATAGGGAGAAATGATCGAGAGACATCCATCCTGATTGTTTCTTCAATTTAAACGGTTCATCATGCTTCTGTAATTTGATAAATATAAAGAACTAAAACTGCTCTAAATATATTTTAAAGAACTATTTTAACCCAAATGCCAAAACAGAAGGTTCTTTATCATTCTCTAGATCTCCATTCAAAATCTGCTGATTGGGCTAAATTATGAATGTAAGAAGCTGCATCGCAACACATGTAATAAGTATACCTGTTTCATCGTAGCAGACGGTCATGTCAGTGTTGTGGACAATGATCCCACCACTGTCCACAATTGCTTGAGCTAGGTCCAGATCAGTTTCTGCCGCAGCACGAAGCGCATCCCAGATTTCTGTTGCAGAGTGACATAACCATTAAGTATGTCTGAATGGCTGAACCTAAGGGCTATTTGATTTTGATCTGGTTTCAATATTTATGAACAAGAGAGATCCCTACATATCCATTTGAGAAAATAGATGAATAGATAGGGCGAAGCAAGCTGAAGGAAGATAGCGTTAGCGCCCTTATTTCACTAAAGCAAGAAGGGAGAAAGTTGACTTTGAGAAAGAAACTTATATTTACATAGAGTGAATTAACAAGAACCGTAACATGTTCCTCTGTCACATCTAGGCGAATGACTAACCAAACCGCTTCAATTGAATCCGAATGACTCAGTTGTGCATATCATGTTCCTTAGTGTTATATTGGACAATTAAAAAAAAGAGAGGGAAAATTGAGAAATGACTAACCAAACAGCTTCAATTGAAGCCGAATGACTCAGTACACTTAAAGATGCAGTCATATAAACTAACTCCGGAAAGCATAGAATAAAATGATATAAGAGTATATGCAGTGATTTTTTTGGTTGTTGAATGTTGGAATGCAAATTATCTCAACCCCCTCCCTCAAAATAAAGAGTTTCTAGTATGGACTATAATTAAGTAATAAATAAAAGTGCTCTCTCTAGCAGCTTAAGCTTTTAAATGAGATGGTCATGCAATTCAACACGGCAAAGATCTTATTTCAATTCGCACTGCCACCTAATATCAAAAAGAATTTCCATATGCTTATTTAGTGAATTAGAATCAGATTCGCACATGAGAGATATGTTAaaggataaaaattaattaagtaaataaGAATGCGATCTTTCTAagtttaaacttttaaataagaTGATCATACAATTTAACACATACTAACAACTGAATACAACACAGGCTCGAGCAGCCATTCGAACCTACTCAATTGGGGAGGAGCATGAGTCATTCCATCGTTCTTGATTATTTCAAATGGTTATTGTAGATGAAAGTGGAGCATTTAGTAGATTGTTTAAAATTCAAAATGCAATCTGCAAATAAGTAGGCTGAATTTGAACAGTTGTGAGATCAGAGTATACCTTTCTTACCACCATAGTGAGGAGCAGTGTCCCAAAACTCTTCCCTTAGCTGCATCAACTGACTTCTTGTTATTGGCTGTGGATGCTTCCATGGTTTTggctttcttattatctttttcaCAATTCCTGTTATATGCATTTCTACGTTAGTACTTTTAAATAATCATTCAATTTAACTGTAGTTGTATGCATCAATAATTAAACACAATTAATCATCCATCTATTCTAATCCAAAACTAATTAAGGAGAATTAACAGAGGATACTAAATCTAGAAAGGACTGACTGTTTGGCTTGGCGTGAGACGATCCGCtacaacccatgtttcttttagCATACAAATTCCGTAGAGTTAGACACATAAACCATAGTGGTTTACAAGTTCTCGAAAATTGTTAAGAGTTACAATTTTCCAAAAACTGCAATGAGATGTAAGAAAATAGCAATAAGGAGTAATGTAGGGGAATGTCACGAGGTTGAAATACCATACTACGACTATGGATAATATTAAAGAGGAAAGTTCAGTTGGTAGTTGGGCTCTGAGTTGCTTTCTCGTGAGTACGCCCATTTATGCCATTAGACTAATTGAACAATGGCCAAATTTACATGCACCTTGGAAAAAAAAATAACAACTTACACGCATATATATTTACACAAAACTAATGAATGCAAGACATGTATCTTTCATACACACATTTAATCACGATAAAGTGATATGCATTTTCACTATAGTTTTTAAATATTAAGGTTAAATTATTTGATTTAATGTAAAATACCAGATTTAGTTTCACCATTAGAAATTTATCTAAGAAA of Nicotiana tomentosiformis chromosome 7, ASM39032v3, whole genome shotgun sequence contains these proteins:
- the LOC104100143 gene encoding uncharacterized protein, giving the protein MCLTLRNLYAKRNMGCSGSSHAKPNRIVKKIIRKPKPWKHPQPITRSQLMQLREEFWDTAPHYGGKKEIWDALRAAAETDLDLAQAIVDSGGIIVHNTDMTVCYDETGTKYELPKYVLSEPTNMIRYD